A DNA window from Solanum lycopersicum chromosome 3, SLM_r2.1 contains the following coding sequences:
- the LOC101261307 gene encoding mitochondrial import inner membrane translocase subunit TIM23-1 codes for MAYQHQSSNHTGDNDDGKNRRLYNPYQDLQVPSKTLYKLPTSPEFLFQEESIAQRRSWGENLTYYTGIGYLSGAVAGAGKGFVEGVKASEPGDTMKLRINRILNASGHTGRKFGNRAGVIGLLYAGMESGMVAIRDTDDVINSVVAGLGTGAFYRAASGLRSAAVAGVIGGVVVGLGVTGKQALKRYVPI; via the coding sequence ATGGCGTATCAACACCAATCATCTAATCACACCGGAGACAACGACGACGGCAAGAATCGACGGCTCTATAACCCTTACCAAGACCTACAAGTTCCAAGCAAAACACTTTACAAGCTTCCTACCTCACCTGAGTTTCTGTTTCAGGAAGAATCTATTGCCCAGCGTAGATCATGGGGAGAGAATTTGACTTATTACACTGGTATCGGTTATCTCTCTGGGGCCGTTGCTGGCGCTGGTAAAGGATTTGTTGAAGGTGTGAAAGCTTCGGAGCCTGGTGATACTATGAAGCTCAGGATCAATAGAATCCTGAATGCGTCGGGTCATACGGGCCGGAAGTTTGGAAATCGAGCTGGTGTTATTGGGTTGCTTTATGCTGGGATGGAGAGTGGAATGGTTGCTATTAGGGATACGGATGATGTTATCAATAGCGTGGTTGCTGGCTTGGGGACTGGTGCGTTCTACAGGGCGGCTTCGGGGCTGAGGTCAGCTGCCGTGGCTGGAGTTATTGGTGGCGTCGTTGTTGGCTTGGGAGTGACTGGAAAACAGGCGCTAAAACGATACGTACCGATCTGA
- the LOC101253472 gene encoding tRNA N(3)-methylcytidine methyltransferase trm141-like, which yields MHAAGAPPVTVSPAKWQGISAPRVRRRHLSIRCQTSFYSQSVNHHYSRRSQQYWDKFYKLHKNKFFKDRHYLEKDWGRYFDDEIESSNGKVVLEVGCGAGNTIFPLIATFPKLYVHACDFSAKAVTLFKSHANYSSEKINVFVCDAAMDDLCANVMPFTVDVVTLIFTLSAVSPCKMASILENCKQVLKPNGHILLRDYAVGDSAQVKLHDRNQMISENFYFRGDGTCSFYFSETYASTLFQSAGFAIVDINTYCKEITNHSQNITMQRRWIRGIFGRS from the exons ATGCATGCAGCCGGTGCTCCTCCGGTTACGGTGTCGCCGGCGAAGTGGCAAGGTATTTCAGCGCCACGTGTACGCCGGAGACATTTGAGTATTCGATGTCAGACTTCATTTTACAGCCAGAGTGTAAACCACCATTACAGCAGAAGGTCTCAACAGTACTGGGATAAGTTCTACAAGCTCCACAAAAACAAG TTTTTCAAGGACCGACACTACTTAGAGAAGGATTGGGGAAgatattttgatgatgaaattgaatCTTCCAATGGGAAGGTTGTTCTAGAG GTGGGCTGTGGAGCGGGTAATACGATTTTTCCTCTCATAGCTACGTTTCCGAAGCTCTATGTTCACGCCTGTGATTTCTCAGCTAAAGCAGTAACCCTCTTTAAG TCGCATGCAAATTACAGTTCAGAAAAGATTAATGTCTTTGTCTGTGATGCTGCAATGGATGATCTCTGTGCTAATGTCATGCCTTTTACCGTTGATGTTGTAACCTTG ATATTTACATTGTCTGCAGTTTCACCATGCAAGATGGCTTCAATTCTGGAGAACTGTAAGCAAGTACTAAAG CCAAATGGTCACATTCTTTTACGAGATTATGCAGTTGGTGATTCTGCTCAG GTGAAACTGCATGACAGAAACCAGATGATTAGTGAGAACTTTTACTTCCGAGGAGATGGAACT TGTTCGTTTTACTTTTCCGAGACTTACGCGTCAACCTTGTTTCAAAGTGCTGGTTTTGCAATTGTGGATATTAACACGTACTGCAAGGAAATTACGAACCATTCTCAGAATATTACCATGCAGAG GCGCTGGATACGTGGCATATTTGGTCGTTCATGA
- the PP2C-1 gene encoding protein phosphatase 2C ABI2 homolog isoform X1, whose amino-acid sequence MEEMSPAVAVTLSLSSSICDNPAISNHVEITRLKLVTDTASLLSDPTSLLHAESNTSWDGKSNGMKVDVGRGPLLTLGESSGKCSLPQTVLGAENGLIVSDSIIQGSDEDEILSVGEDPCGINGEELLPLGASLQLSLPIAVEIEGIDNGQIVAKVISLEERSFDRKVSNTIVALPDDEITSGPTLKASVVALPLTSEKEPVKESVKSVFELECVPLWGSVSICGKRPEMEDALMVVPNFMKIPIKMFIGDRVIDGLSQSLSHLTSHFYGVYDGHGGSQVADYCRKRVHLALVEELKLPKHDLVDGSVRDTRQVQWEKVFTNCFLKVDDEVGGKVIDLCDDNINASSCTSEPIAPETVGSTAVVAVICSSHIIVANCGDSRAVLYRGKEAVALSIDHKPSREDEYARIEASGGKVIQWNGHRVFGVLAMSRSIGDRYLKPWIIPEPEVMFVPRAREDECLVLASDGLWDVMTNEEACEMARRRILLWHKKNGTNPLPERGQGVDLAAQAAAEYLSSMALQKGSKDNISVIVVDLKAHRKFKSKS is encoded by the exons ATGGAAGAGATGTCTCCAGCTGTTGCTGTTACACTCAGCTTAAGCAGCTCTATCTGTGATAACCCTGCAATTTCGAACCATGTAGAAATCACAAGGCTCAAATTAGTGACTGACACAGCTAGCTTACTTTCAGATCCTACATCTTTGTTGCATGCTGAGTCAAATACCAGTTGGGATGGAAAAAGCAACGGTATGAAAGTTGATGTTGGTAGAGGTCCCTTGTTGACCCTAGGAGAAAGCTCTGGAAAATGTAGTCTGCCGCAGACTGTATTGGGAGCTGAAAATGGCCTGATTGTTAGCGATAGCATCATTCAGGGAAGTGATGAAGATGAGATTTTATCTGTTGGAGAGGATCCATGTGGAATTAATGGCGAGGAGTTGTTGCCACTGGGCGCTAGCTTGCAGTTGAGCTTGCCAATTGCTGTTGAAATTGAGGGTATTGACAATGGACAAATAGTTGCCAAGGTCATAAGTTTGGAAGAAAGGAGTTTTGATAGAAAGGTTAGTAATACCATAGTTGCTCTTCCAGATGATGAAATTACTAGTGGCCCTACACTTAAGGCATCTGTAGTGGCCCTTCCATTGACCAGTGAGAAGGAGCCTGTCAAAGAAAGTGTCAAGAGTGTGTTTGAATTGGAATGTGTGCCACTCTGGGGTTCTGTATCTATCTGTGGAAAGAGACCGGAGATGGAGGATGCTCTTATGGTTGTTcctaatttcatgaaaattcctATCAAGATGTTTATTGGTGATCGTGTAATTGATGGACTAAGTCAAAGTTTGAGTCACCTGACATCTCATTTCTATGGAGTATATGATGGTCATGGAGGATCTCAG GTTGCGGATTATTGCCGTAAACGTGTTCATCTAGCATTAGTTGAGGAATTAAAACTTCCCAAACATGATTTGGTGGATGGAAGTGTAAGGGATACCCGGCAGGTGCAGTGGGAGAAGGTTTTTACTAATTGCTTTCTCAAGGTTGATGATGAAGTTGGAGGAAAGGTCATAGATCTCTGTGATGACAACATTAATGCCTCTAGCTGCACCTCTGAGCCTATAGCTCCAGAAACTGTTGGGTCCACTGCAGTTGTAGCGGTGATTTGTTCATCTCATATTATAGTTGCTAACTGTGGGGATTCAAGAGCAGTCCTTTATCGTGGCAAAGAAGCAGTGGCATTGTCAATCGATCACAAA CCAAGCAGAGAAGATGAGTATGCCAGAATTGAAGCATCTGGTGGTAAGGTCATTCAGTGGAATGGACATCGTGTATTTGGCGTTCTTGCAATGTCAAGATCTATTG GTGACAGATATTTGAAACCATGGATAATACCTGAACCAGAAGTTATGTTTGTACCACGTGCTAGAGAAGATGAATGCCTAGTTTTAGCCAGTGACGGTTTGTGGGATGTGATGACGAATGAAGAAGCTTGTGAAATGGCTAGACGGCGAATTCTGCTGTGGCACAAAAAGAACGGGACTAACCCTCTGCCTGAAAGGGGCCAGGGAGTGGATCTTGCTGCACAAGCAGCAGCGGAGTATCTTTCATCGATGGCTCTTCAGAAAGGCAGCAAAGACAATATATCCGTGATTGTGGTGGACCTTAAAGCTCACAGGAAGTTCAAAAGCAAAAGTTAG
- the PP2C-1 gene encoding protein phosphatase 2C ABI2 homolog (The RefSeq protein has 4 substitutions compared to this genomic sequence), whose protein sequence is MEEMSPAVAVTLSLSSSICDNPAISNHVEITRLKLVTDTASLLSDPTSLLHAESNTSWDGKSNGMKVDVGRVPLLTLGESSGKCSLPQTVLGAENGLIVSDSIIQGSDEDEILSVGEDPCGINGEELLPLGASLQLSLPIAVEIEGIDNGQIVAKVISLEERSLDRKVSNTIVALPDDEITSGPTLKASVVALPLPSEKEPVKESVKSVFELECVPLWGSVSICGKRPEMEDALVVVPNFMKIPIKMFIGDRVIDGLSQSLSHLTSHFYGVYDGHGGSQVADYCRKRVHLALVEELKLPKHDLVDGSVRDTRQVQWEKVFTNCFLKVDDEVGGKVIDLCDDNINASSCTSEPIAPETVGSTAVVAVICSSHIIVANCGDSRAVLYRGKEAVALSIDHKPSREDEYARIEASGGKVIQWNGHRVFGVLAMSRSIGDRYLKPWIIPEPEVMFVPRAREDECLVLASDGLWDVMTNEEACEMARRRILLWHKKNGTNPLPERGQGVDLAAQAAAEYLSSMALQKGSKDNISVIVVDLKAHRKFKSKS, encoded by the exons ATGGAAGAGATGTCTCCAGCTGTTGCTGTTACACTCAGCTTAAGCAGCTCTATCTGTGATAACCCTGCAATTTCGAACCATGTAGAAATCACAAGGCTCAAATTAGTGACTGACACAGCTAGCTTACTTTCAGATCCTACATCTTTGTTGCATGCTGAGTCAAATACCAGTTGGGATGGAAAAAGCAACGGTATGAAAGTTGATGTTGGTAGAGGTCCCTTGTTGACCCTAGGAGAAAGCTCTGGAAAATGTAGTCTGCCGCAGACTGTATTGGGAGCTGAAAATGGCCTGATTGTTAGCGATAGCATCATTCAGGGAAGTGATGAAGATGAGATTTTATCTGTTGGAGAGGATCCATGTGGAATTAATGGCGAGGAGTTGTTGCCACTGGGCGCTAGCTTGCAGTTGAGCTTGCCAATTGCTGTTGAAATTGAGGGTATTGACAATGGACAAATAGTTGCCAAGGTCATAAGTTTGGAAGAAAGGAGTTTTGATAGAAAGGTTAGTAATACCATAGTTGCTCTTCCAGATGATGAAATTACTAGTGGCCCTACACTTAAGGCATCTGTAGTGGCCCTTCCATTGACCAGTGAGAAGGAGCCTGTCAAAGAAAGTGTCAAGAGTGTGTTTGAATTGGAATGTGTGCCACTCTGGGGTTCTGTATCTATCTGTGGAAAGAGACCGGAGATGGAGGATGCTCTTATGGTTGTTcctaatttcatgaaaattcctATCAAGATGTTTATTGGTGATCGTGTAATTGATGGACTAAGTCAAAGTTTGAGTCACCTGACATCTCATTTCTATGGAGTATATGATGGTCATGGAGGATCTCAG GTTGCGGATTATTGCCGTAAACGTGTTCATCTAGCATTAGTTGAGGAATTAAAACTTCCCAAACATGATTTGGTGGATGGAAGTGTAAGGGATACCCGGCAGGTGCAGTGGGAGAAGGTTTTTACTAATTGCTTTCTCAAGGTTGATGATGAAGTTGGAGGAAAGGTCATAGATCTCTGTGATGACAACATTAATGCCTCTAGCTGCACCTCTGAGCCTATAGCTCCAGAAACTGTTGGGTCCACTGCAGTTGTAGCGGTGATTTGTTCATCTCATATTATAGTTGCTAACTGTGGGGATTCAAGAGCAGTCCTTTATCGTGGCAAAGAAGCAGTGGCATTGTCAATCGATCACAAA CCAAGCAGAGAAGATGAGTATGCCAGAATTGAAGCATCTGGTGGTAAGGTCATTCAGTGGAATGGACATCGTGTATTTGGCGTTCTTGCAATGTCAAGATCTATTG GTGACAGATATTTGAAACCATGGATAATACCTGAACCAGAAGTTATGTTTGTACCACGTGCTAGAGAAGATGAATGCCTAGTTTTAGCCAGTGACGGTTTGTGGGATGTGATGACGAATGAAGAAGCTTGTGAAATGGCTAGACGGCGAATTCTGCTGTGGCACAAAAAGAACGGGACTAACCCTCTGCCTGAAAGGGGCCAGGGAGTGGATCTTGCTGCACAAGCAGCAGCGGAGTATCTTTCATCGATGGCTCTTCAGAAAGGCAGCAAAGACAATATATCCGTGATTGTGGTGGACCTTAAAGCTCACAGGAAGTTCAAAAGCAAAAGTTAG
- the PP2C-1 gene encoding protein phosphatase 2C ABI2 homolog isoform X2, with protein sequence MKVDVGRGPLLTLGESSGKCSLPQTVLGAENGLIVSDSIIQGSDEDEILSVGEDPCGINGEELLPLGASLQLSLPIAVEIEGIDNGQIVAKVISLEERSFDRKVSNTIVALPDDEITSGPTLKASVVALPLTSEKEPVKESVKSVFELECVPLWGSVSICGKRPEMEDALMVVPNFMKIPIKMFIGDRVIDGLSQSLSHLTSHFYGVYDGHGGSQVADYCRKRVHLALVEELKLPKHDLVDGSVRDTRQVQWEKVFTNCFLKVDDEVGGKVIDLCDDNINASSCTSEPIAPETVGSTAVVAVICSSHIIVANCGDSRAVLYRGKEAVALSIDHKPSREDEYARIEASGGKVIQWNGHRVFGVLAMSRSIGDRYLKPWIIPEPEVMFVPRAREDECLVLASDGLWDVMTNEEACEMARRRILLWHKKNGTNPLPERGQGVDLAAQAAAEYLSSMALQKGSKDNISVIVVDLKAHRKFKSKS encoded by the exons ATGAAAGTTGATGTTGGTAGAGGTCCCTTGTTGACCCTAGGAGAAAGCTCTGGAAAATGTAGTCTGCCGCAGACTGTATTGGGAGCTGAAAATGGCCTGATTGTTAGCGATAGCATCATTCAGGGAAGTGATGAAGATGAGATTTTATCTGTTGGAGAGGATCCATGTGGAATTAATGGCGAGGAGTTGTTGCCACTGGGCGCTAGCTTGCAGTTGAGCTTGCCAATTGCTGTTGAAATTGAGGGTATTGACAATGGACAAATAGTTGCCAAGGTCATAAGTTTGGAAGAAAGGAGTTTTGATAGAAAGGTTAGTAATACCATAGTTGCTCTTCCAGATGATGAAATTACTAGTGGCCCTACACTTAAGGCATCTGTAGTGGCCCTTCCATTGACCAGTGAGAAGGAGCCTGTCAAAGAAAGTGTCAAGAGTGTGTTTGAATTGGAATGTGTGCCACTCTGGGGTTCTGTATCTATCTGTGGAAAGAGACCGGAGATGGAGGATGCTCTTATGGTTGTTcctaatttcatgaaaattcctATCAAGATGTTTATTGGTGATCGTGTAATTGATGGACTAAGTCAAAGTTTGAGTCACCTGACATCTCATTTCTATGGAGTATATGATGGTCATGGAGGATCTCAG GTTGCGGATTATTGCCGTAAACGTGTTCATCTAGCATTAGTTGAGGAATTAAAACTTCCCAAACATGATTTGGTGGATGGAAGTGTAAGGGATACCCGGCAGGTGCAGTGGGAGAAGGTTTTTACTAATTGCTTTCTCAAGGTTGATGATGAAGTTGGAGGAAAGGTCATAGATCTCTGTGATGACAACATTAATGCCTCTAGCTGCACCTCTGAGCCTATAGCTCCAGAAACTGTTGGGTCCACTGCAGTTGTAGCGGTGATTTGTTCATCTCATATTATAGTTGCTAACTGTGGGGATTCAAGAGCAGTCCTTTATCGTGGCAAAGAAGCAGTGGCATTGTCAATCGATCACAAA CCAAGCAGAGAAGATGAGTATGCCAGAATTGAAGCATCTGGTGGTAAGGTCATTCAGTGGAATGGACATCGTGTATTTGGCGTTCTTGCAATGTCAAGATCTATTG GTGACAGATATTTGAAACCATGGATAATACCTGAACCAGAAGTTATGTTTGTACCACGTGCTAGAGAAGATGAATGCCTAGTTTTAGCCAGTGACGGTTTGTGGGATGTGATGACGAATGAAGAAGCTTGTGAAATGGCTAGACGGCGAATTCTGCTGTGGCACAAAAAGAACGGGACTAACCCTCTGCCTGAAAGGGGCCAGGGAGTGGATCTTGCTGCACAAGCAGCAGCGGAGTATCTTTCATCGATGGCTCTTCAGAAAGGCAGCAAAGACAATATATCCGTGATTGTGGTGGACCTTAAAGCTCACAGGAAGTTCAAAAGCAAAAGTTAG
- the LOC104646528 gene encoding uncharacterized protein, translating to MADDGEDMTPFWLQNTTNLRRTERLRHRVSSLFFNAGLLLIILLLVTAIFFAVFVVPSTLSMFKPTNVKKSWDSVNVVLVLVAVIFGFLSRNNNEDKNLNQYQRTASPINRNQVQKSNPSTPNSRWFSEVRNPNPITPRTWFDNGDRGYFSNNGGGGGGLRRSFSSYPDLCEVSPRWITAEDHWRFYDDTHVDSYRFSDPGQLNRRRSWREVDRSPEPETKTIYEDPLRSHNVPNFTPLATIPPPLSPPSPPSAPPAPAPVYEEKVIRASHSVPRKKERASKKRENHEREATKIIMAPATLPPPPPPPPPPPPLPQYVEPRSSKSDRKRGGASATKEFINSLYHKKKRKNRSKSVDNFDALLYKSEPPPLHYQRPASSTPPPPPPPPPPPPSSLFQNLFTSKKARKRNAPPPPPPPPPPVKAVPVRISRPNTPFTRTPAPKPVKIRSFDSVEENPNSGGESPLIPIPPPPPPPPFFRKHAWKFVVQGDYLRIDSTLSSRSGSPELEDIDSAENTPMAEDAGAGEGMAFAPSPLFCPSPDVNTKAENFISKFRAGLKLEKINSFNKNDLGRSLSNLGPGVGHS from the coding sequence ATGGCAGATGATGGGGAAGATATGACCCCATTTTGGCTACAAAACACCACCAATCTCCGCCGTACTGAGAGGCTACGCCACCGGGTGTCGTCTCTCTTCTTTAACGCAGGACTGTTGCTCATTATTCTGTTGTTGGTGACGGCGATCTTCTTTGCAGTTTTTGTAGTTCCTTCAACACTATCTATGTTTAAACCAACCAATGTAAAGAAAAGCTGGGATTCTGTTAATGTAGTGTTGGTTCTAGTTGCTGTGATTTTTGGTTTTCTCAGCAGAAACAACAATGAAGATAAAAATCTCAATCAATATCAACGAACAGCTTCTCCGATTAACAGAAATCAAGTTCAGAAATCGAATCCATCAACACCAAATAGTAGATGGTTTAGTGAAGTTCGAAATCCGAATCCAATAACGCCACGAACATGGTTCGATAATGGAGACCGGGGTTATTTTAGCAATAATGGTGGTGGAGGCGGTGGATTGAGGAGGAGTTTTAGTTCGTATCCTGATCTTTGTGAAGTATCGCCGCGGTGGATCACGGCGGAAGATCATTGGCGATTTTATGATGATACTCACGTGGATAGTTATAGATTTTCCGATCCCGGTCAGCTAAATCGCCGTCGTAGCTGGAGAGAAGTTGATCGTTCTCCGGAACCTGAAACTAAAACTATTTATGAAGATCCTTTGAGATCTCATAATGTTCCTAACTTTACTCCACTAGCTACAATTCCACCGCCACTCTCACCGCCGTCTCCGCCTTCAGCGCCGCCAGCTCCGGCACCGGTCTATGAGGAGAAAGTGATAAGAGCATCTCATAGTGTTCCGCGTAAGAAGGAGAGAGCAAGTAAAAAGAGGGAAAATCATGAGCGAGAAGCAACTAAAATTATTATGGCACCGGCGACGCTTCCTCCTCCACCACCACCTCCGCCACCGCCGCCTCCATTACCACAATATGTGGAGCCGAGGAGCAGTAAAAGTGATCGGAAAAGAGGTGGTGCAAGTGCGACGAAGGAGTTTATAAACTCTTTATATcacaaaaagaagagaaagaacagaTCAAAAAGTGTTGATAATTTTGATGCTCTTCTCTACAAATCAGAACCACCTCCTCTCCATTACCAACGGCCGGCATCCTCcactccaccaccaccacctcctCCGCCACCGCCACCACCTTCTTCTCTGTTTCAAAACTTATTCACATCCAAAAAGGCCAGAAAGAGAAATGCACCTCCACCACCGCCACCACCTCCTCCGCCAGTCAAGGCAGTACCGGTTAGGATATCAAGACCAAATACCCCTTTCACCAGAACTCCAGCACCAAAGCCAGTGAAAATAAGAAGCTTCGACAGTGTCGAAGAAAACCCAAACAGCGGAGGAGAATCGCCGTTGATACCAATTCCACCACCACCTCCACCACCCCCATTCTTCAGAAAACACGCCTGGAAATTCGTAGTACAAGGCGACTACTTGAGAATAGACAGCACCCTCAGCTCACGTTCTGGGTCTCCTGAACTTGAAGATATAGATTCAGCCGAAAACACCCCGATGGCAGAAGACGCCGGCGCTGGTGAAGGGATGGCGTTTGCTCCGTCACCATTGTTTTGTCCAAGCCCAGATGTAAACACAAAAGCTGAAAACTTCATATCAAAATTTAGAGCTGGATTAAAGCTAGAAAAAATCAATTCCTTCAACAAAAATGATCTAGGACGAAGCTTATCAAATCTCGGCCCAGGAGTAGGCCACAGTTAG